A stretch of Stigmatopora argus isolate UIUO_Sarg chromosome 22, RoL_Sarg_1.0, whole genome shotgun sequence DNA encodes these proteins:
- the LOC144068537 gene encoding uncharacterized protein LOC144068537, which yields MDVQSENVDTQPCESQPSGKIRKGFKLFGKRKPGHIFSLKNNKSPVTRSQTLDGLPEGAAVDSEAVKEKTRELNQGDEEHAEGEPMLEDGVLAAARNSISSISSTKSVHFFSRLRGGRRGGGDRKVQTVSQPVTRQRQGLKGLFGSMKLRPKDKEDKVDSPPSPLFMSSRSNSVEIIKEDIGLTPKTPPRSLESPEKAGVQSSPKQAGHVSRTDEDGAPVPATEPPAVPAESSLGSLLDDISSLLTFESISGGDIMADMKAEWGKAKCASSPEPAEISTLDTSGSSISPPLNTSFSPVSAGRHSNTCVTTPPSSCVDKPVMASFPKSTPLMTQSVKPSLDSPIALEQSSIGITIKSTTTNIKPSPRPPMMSVPSISMKTIPDAPPSIQISRDKTQENSSTFDKVTSAETTPHPSPSPSTSQTNASVSQPLSVTTTPPASHKPATHSLSSPVTLTHPDRDCQTSSAKPQNVAKGLETTPSPNTNHPPSTPSATLPNISKPVSSISPWDSNRISIVPDDPQLEARPTTTNTIAKKSSFDNNSLAHSKEFPAIEKNLVSASQNLPPPVTVPKTTVVPPSEVPNSKDSSAAVPTSITSPVQAQNSVPVPKTSSAPVQIPVPRLPPIPTDSLCATTLVPLPSEALTSHKISTNDPTTNGQLSRLSSTDAHSAKLEEQNNGSRMDVPKERRTQVKALSKIPVVGGARTGKPAARDSQHADDDSRRDPPTPVQEDPCRLDLLITESRDKGASVEIHVATFKHCQEESQPPQQSKIPMNLPRDSKIPIKHGAQSPTASQIPQVKETPRTKIPVSRVPVRRVGNKPATAAVVRK from the coding sequence ATGGATGTACAGTCGGAGAATGTGGACACCCAGCCTTGTGAATCCCAACCAAGTGGAAAAATACGAAAAGGATTCAAGCTGTTTGGCAAACGTAAGCCTGGCCACATCTTTtctctaaaaaacaacaaatcacCTGTCACCAGGAGCCAAACCCTCGATGGATTACCCGAAGGCGCAGCGGTCGATTCGGAGGCGGTCAAGGAGAAAACGCGGGAGTTGAATCAAGGAGACGAAGAGCACGCGGAGGGAGAGCCCATGCTCGAAGATGGCGTCCTGGCCGCCGCTCGCAACTCCATCTCTTCCATCAGCTCGACCAAGtccgtccattttttttcacggcTGAGGGGAGGTCGGAGAGGAGGAGGGGACCGAAAAGTACAAACGGTGTCCCAACCTGTGACTCGACAACGGCAAGGACTGAAAGGTCTCTTTGGTAGCATGAAGTTACGCCCCAAAGACAAGGAGGACAAGGTGGACTCTCCCCCAAGCCCACTCTTCATGTCTTCTCGCTCAAACAGTGTGGAGATCATCAAAGAGGACATCGGTCTCACCCCCAAGACTCCTCCTCGCTCTTTGGAGAGCCCGGAGAAGGCAGGTGTCCAGAGCTCTCCGAAACAAGCAGGTCATGTAAGCAGAACTGATGAGGACGGAGCACCGGTGCCCGCAACGGAACCTCCAGCCGTTCCCGCCGAGAGCAGCCTAGGCTCGCTGTTAGACGACATCTCCTCTCTCCTCACCTTCGAGTCCATCTCAGGAGGAGACATCATGGCTGACATGAAGGCCGAATGGGGTAAAGCCAAATGCGCCTCCAGTCCAGAACCAGCTGAGATCTCCACCTTGGACACTTCCGGCTCTTCCATATCACCTCCTCTGAATACCTCTTTCTCACCTGTATCTGCTGGCCGTCATTCCAATACTTGTGTGACAACTCCACCTTCGTCTTGTGTGGATAAACCAGTTATGGCCAGTTTTCCCAAATCCACACCACTCATGACTCAGTCAGTCAAACCAAGCTTAGACTCTCCCATAGCCTTAGAGCAATCTTCTATTGGGATTACAATAAAGTCAACTACAACCAACATCAAACCTTCACCAAGACCTCCAATGATGTCCGTTCCCTCAATATCAATGAAAACCATACCAGACGCTCCACCCAGTATCCAGATTTCTCGAGACAAGACTCAAGAAAACAGTTCCACTTTTGACAAAGTGACTTCAGCAGAAACAACCCCCCacccttctccttctccttctacTTCTCAAACAAATGCCTCAGTAAGTCAGCCTCTTTCTGTAACTACGACACCTCCTGCATCCCATAAACCTGCAACTCACAGTCTGTCCTCCCCTGTTACTTTGACTCACCCTGATCGTGATTGTCAAACTTCTAGCGCTAAACCCCAAAATGTAGCTAAAGGATTGGAAACCACTCCCAGTCCTAACACAAACCACCCTCCTTCCACCCCTAGTGCCACCTTGCCAAACATTTCCAAACCTGTCTCATCAATCAGCCCTTGGGACTCAAATAGGATCTCAATCGTTCCAGATGATCCTCAACTCGAGGCTCGCCCAACTACTACAAATACTATTGCTAAAAAATCGTCTTTCGATAATAACAGTCTTGCTCATTCTAAAGAATTCCCTGCCATAGAGAAGAATTTAGTCTCCGCGTCCCAAAACCTTCCACCTCCTGTGACTGTTCCTAAAACCACTGTGGTTCCCCCATCGGAAGTTCCTAACAGTAAAGATTCTTCTGCTGCTGTGCCAACCTCTATTACATCTCCTGTCCAGGCCCAGAATTCTGTTCCTGTGCCAAAAACTTCCTCGGCTCCAGTGCAAATCCCTGTTCCTCGACTTCCCCCTATCCCTACTGATTCTCTCTGTGCTACTACACTGGTGCCTTTGCCAAGTGAAGCATTGACATCTCACAAGATAAGCACGAATGACCCAACAACAAACGGACAGTTGTCTCGCCTGAGCAGCACAGATGCACATTCAGCAAAACTAGAGGAACAGAATAATGGCTCACGCATGGATGTTCCCAAAGAAAGGAGGACGCAAGTGAAGGCACTTAGCAAAATACCCGTGGTCGGCGGTGCCCGAACCGGTAAGCCAGCAGCGCGGGACAGCCAGCATGCTGATGACGATTCGAGGAGGGACCCGCCCACTCCCGTCCAAGAGGACCCCTGTCGTTTGGACCTTCTTATAACAGAGAGCAGAGACAAAGGTGCCAGTGTTGAGATCCACGTGGCCACCTTCAAACACTGCCAGGAGGAGAGTCAGCCGCCTCAGCAGTCCAAGATTCCGATGAATCTTCCGCGTGACTCCAAGATCCCCATCAAGCACGGTGCGCAGTCTCCGACGGCGTCTCAAATTCCTCAAGTTAAAGAAACCCCTCGCACCAAGATCCCCGTCTCAAGAGTCCCAGTCCGCAGGGTCGGTAACAAACCAGCAACTGCTGCTGTTGTGAGAAAATGA